The region CGCCGAAGGCCATGATCAGCGCCGGCTGCCGCAACTGCGGCCGCTCGTGATAGTGCAGCGCATTCATAGTGCTGACCATCTCACAAAGCGGGCGCGCTGAGAAGTGCGGCGATAGCGCGGTTGCAATGGCCGGCGGGTGGTGGCAGCGTCCGCAACTATGCGGCGGCTGATCGGCTGCGTGCTGCTGATGCTGGTGGGCTGCGAGCGCGCACCACGGGTGCCCTATATCCCGCCGGTGTTGCACAACTGGCCGGCGGCCTACCGCGGCGTCGAGGGCCTGCGCCTCGAGGCCTTCGTCACCGGCTGGCTGCACCTGCCCGAAGCGCTGGTCTATCGCGGCGGGCGCTGGACGACCCGTACGCTGCCGGTGCTGGCATTCGCCATTCATCATCCGCAGCACGGTGTCATTCTTTTCGGCAGCGGCTTAAATCGGGCGGTGGCGAAGAACGCAGGTCGGTACTTCGATGGGCTGTTGGGCCTGGTGCTGCAGGCCGAAGCCTATCCGGAACTGGACCTGCCGGCGCAGCTGCTGAGCGTGGGGATCACGCCGGCCAGCGTGCGCTGGATCATCCTGCCGAGTTTGCAGTTCGATTCGACCGGTGAAGTGGAGGCGTTTCCCGAGGCTCGCGTGGTGGTGGCGCGCGCCGAGCACGAGTACGCTCGCAACCCCGGGCTGGGCTACCTGCGGCGGGAGTACGACGATGTCGCCAGTTGGTGGTTCATCGACTTCCCGCTCGACCGCCCGCTGGCAACCTTTCCTGCATCAACGGACCTGTTTGAAGACGGCAGCTGCGCGCTGCTCGATGTGGCAGGCTACACCCCCGGTTCCTTGGCGCTGCTGCTGCGCCTGGCGAGCGCGCCGCTGCTGCTCGCCGGCAACCTGGCGCCAGTGGAGGAAACTCTGCGTTACGCCGCACCTGCGCTCGGGGCGGCGGATGCGGCGCAGTGGTGGGATCGGATTTGGCGCCTCAAACGCTTCCGCGACCTCGAACCGGCGCTGCGCATAGCGCCCGGTCACGACACCGTCTCGTTGTGGCGTAACTCACCCGCCGAGT is a window of Deltaproteobacteria bacterium DNA encoding:
- a CDS encoding MBL fold metallo-hydrolase, with protein sequence MRRLIGCVLLMLVGCERAPRVPYIPPVLHNWPAAYRGVEGLRLEAFVTGWLHLPEALVYRGGRWTTRTLPVLAFAIHHPQHGVILFGSGLNRAVAKNAGRYFDGLLGLVLQAEAYPELDLPAQLLSVGITPASVRWIILPSLQFDSTGEVEAFPEARVVVARAEHEYARNPGLGYLRREYDDVASWWFIDFPLDRPLATFPASTDLFEDGSCALLDVAGYTPGSLALLLRLASAPLLLAGNLAPVEETLRYAAPALGAADAAQWWDRIWRLKRFRDLEPALRIAPGHDTVSLWRNSPAELVLHDSTLPRDAPPRQRP